Proteins found in one Melospiza georgiana isolate bMelGeo1 chromosome 1, bMelGeo1.pri, whole genome shotgun sequence genomic segment:
- the NAPG gene encoding gamma-soluble NSF attachment protein → MAAQKINEALEHIAKAEKYLKTGFLKWKPDYDSAATEYGKAAVAFKNAKQFDQAREACLREAEAHENNKALFHAAKAYEQAGMMLKEMQRLPEAVQLIEKASMMYLENGTPDTAAIALERAGKLIENVSPEKAVQLYQQAASVFENEERLRQALEMLGKASRLLVRGRRLDEAALSLQKEKSIYKEIENYPTCYKKTIAQVLVHLHRNDYVAAERCVRESYSIPGFNGSEDCAALEQLLEGYDQQDQDQVSEVCNSPLFKYMDNDYAKLGLTLVVPGGGMKKKSPNAAQDKARGPAAAGSHADEEEDEYSGGLC, encoded by the exons ATGGCGGCGCAGAAGATTAACGAGGCGCTGGAGCACATCGCGAAAGCGGAGAAATA CCTGAAAACTGGATTCTTAAAGTGGAAACCAGATTATGACAGTGCAGCTACTGAATATGGGAAGGCAG ctgttgcttttaagaATGCCAAGCAGTTTGACCAGGCCAGGGAAGCCTGTTTACGGGAAGCTGAGGCACATGAAAACAATAAAGC TCTCTTTCATGCTGCCAA agcttaTGAACAAGCTGGCATGATGCTAAAG GAGATGCAGAGGCTCCCTGAAGCAGTTCAGCTGATCGAGAAAGCCAGTATGATGTACCTGGAGAATGGGAcaccagacacagcagccaTTGCCCTGGAACGGGCTGGAAA GTTAATAGAAAAtgtgagtccagagaaggctGTGCAGCTCTATCAGCAAGCAGCATCAGTGTTTGAA aaTGAAGAACGTTTACGGCAGGCGTTAGAAATGCTAGGGAAGGCATCAAGACTTCTGGTCAGAGGACGCAG atTAGATGAGGCTGCACTGTctcttcaaaaggaaaaaagtatttataaGGAAATTGAGAACTACCCCACTTGCTATAAG aaaacTATTGCTCAAGTCTTAGTTCATCTTCATAGAAATGATTATGTTGCTGCAGAAAGATGTGTGAGGGAAAGCTACAG TATACCAGGATTTAATGGAAGTGAAGACTGTGCAGCACTGGAGCAACTTTTAGAAGGGTATGATCAGCAAGATCAGGATCAAGTTTCTGAAGTCTGTAATTCTCCACTCTTCAAATACATGGATAATGAT TATGCCAAGCTTGGTCTTACCTTGGTGGTCCCAGGAGGTGGAATGAAGAAGAAATCGCCAAACGCTGCCCAAGACAAAGCCAGAGGACCAGCTGCAGCGGGCTCCCATGCtgatgaggaagaggatgaaTATTCTGGTGGACTGTGCTAG